One region of Anaeromyxobacter paludicola genomic DNA includes:
- a CDS encoding glycosyltransferase family 2 protein: protein MRVSFVVPTRNQAPFLRRCLDSCLAQGIADAEVLVRDGLSTDGTQEILASYGDRVRWVSKRDSGQAQAVNEGIREARGEVVAWINSDDCYDGPGVVARALAAFERDPALDLAYGEALVVDVEGRPIRPFARREVATARDVLLAPTGPSQPATFFRRALFLEAGGLREDLHYALDYDLWLRLFARARKVERLPFTVARMTFHAGAKSVAAMGTQIAEAVALKRAFARGLRLSPLERLRLEAGIASLRLYRVAVRSGLWRGA from the coding sequence ATGCGCGTCTCCTTCGTCGTCCCGACCCGGAACCAGGCCCCCTTCCTGCGCCGCTGCCTCGACTCCTGCCTGGCGCAGGGGATCGCCGACGCCGAGGTGCTGGTGCGCGACGGGCTCTCCACCGACGGCACGCAGGAGATCCTGGCGAGCTACGGCGACCGCGTCCGTTGGGTCTCGAAGCGCGACTCGGGGCAGGCGCAGGCGGTGAACGAGGGGATCCGGGAGGCGCGCGGCGAGGTCGTCGCCTGGATCAACTCGGACGACTGCTACGACGGCCCCGGCGTGGTCGCCCGGGCGCTGGCGGCCTTCGAGCGCGATCCGGCGCTCGACCTCGCCTACGGGGAGGCGCTGGTGGTGGACGTGGAGGGCCGTCCCATCCGGCCCTTCGCCCGCCGCGAGGTCGCCACCGCCCGCGACGTGCTCCTCGCCCCGACCGGCCCCTCCCAGCCCGCCACCTTCTTCCGCCGCGCGCTGTTCCTCGAGGCGGGCGGGCTGCGGGAGGACCTGCACTACGCCCTCGACTACGACCTCTGGCTCCGCCTCTTCGCCCGCGCCCGCAAGGTGGAGCGGCTCCCGTTCACCGTGGCCCGCATGACCTTCCACGCCGGCGCCAAGTCGGTGGCCGCCATGGGCACGCAGATCGCCGAGGCGGTGGCGCTGAAGCGCGCCTTCGCGCGGGGGCTCCGGCTCTCGCCCCTCGAGCGGCTGCGGCTGGAGGCCGGGATCGCCTCGCTCCGGCTGTACCGGGTCGCGGTCCGGTCCGGGCTCTGGCGCGGCGCGTGA
- a CDS encoding glycosyltransferase: MRVLHVVGCYPPALEWGGPPPAVAGYARALRAAGVEAEVFATTARASADLPPVAAGSRVQDGVPVTFFPAWGRSRAFFSPALGAALLRRAGEFDLVHAHMMWAFPGIAAARAAERAKVPYVLTPHGSLDPWALRQRRLEKRLFLALLEGRTLRRAAAVHFTAEAERAAAPAWARALPSFVVGNTVDPAPFAAVGEEAVRAASRDVLVLGRIHPMKGLDLLVPAFRQVLAREPGARLVVAGPDEAGHQAEVEALCARAGIAARVTFTGLLDAAGRARALARAALLAAPSYRENFGMAVAEAMAAGLPVVVSDKVNIAGEIAAAGAGAVVPCDPAPLAEALAGLLGDPARRAAMGARGRALVRARWAPAPVGAALRRAYEAVIAGRFSG; encoded by the coding sequence GTGCGCGTCCTTCACGTCGTCGGCTGCTACCCCCCGGCGCTGGAGTGGGGCGGCCCGCCGCCGGCGGTGGCCGGGTACGCGCGGGCGCTCCGGGCGGCCGGGGTGGAGGCGGAGGTCTTCGCGACCACCGCGCGCGCCTCGGCGGACCTCCCGCCCGTCGCGGCCGGGTCCCGCGTGCAGGACGGCGTGCCGGTCACCTTCTTCCCGGCCTGGGGCCGCTCCCGCGCCTTCTTCTCGCCGGCGCTCGGCGCGGCCCTCCTGCGCCGGGCGGGCGAGTTCGACCTCGTCCACGCCCACATGATGTGGGCCTTCCCCGGCATCGCCGCCGCGCGCGCGGCGGAGCGGGCGAAGGTGCCCTACGTGCTCACGCCGCACGGCTCGCTCGACCCGTGGGCCCTCCGGCAGCGCCGGCTCGAGAAGCGGCTCTTCCTCGCGCTCCTCGAGGGCCGCACCCTGCGCCGCGCCGCGGCCGTCCACTTCACCGCCGAGGCCGAGCGCGCGGCGGCGCCGGCCTGGGCGCGCGCCCTCCCCTCCTTCGTGGTCGGCAACACCGTCGATCCGGCGCCCTTCGCCGCGGTGGGCGAGGAGGCGGTCCGGGCGGCGAGCCGCGACGTGCTGGTGCTCGGGCGCATCCACCCGATGAAGGGGCTCGACCTGCTCGTCCCGGCCTTCCGCCAGGTCCTGGCGCGCGAGCCGGGGGCGCGGCTGGTGGTCGCCGGGCCGGACGAGGCGGGCCACCAGGCGGAGGTGGAGGCCCTCTGCGCCCGGGCCGGGATCGCGGCGCGGGTGACCTTCACCGGGCTCCTGGACGCCGCCGGCCGGGCCCGGGCGCTCGCTCGGGCGGCGCTCCTCGCCGCCCCCTCCTACCGCGAGAACTTCGGGATGGCGGTGGCCGAGGCGATGGCGGCGGGGCTGCCGGTGGTGGTCTCGGACAAGGTGAACATCGCCGGGGAGATCGCGGCCGCCGGCGCGGGCGCGGTGGTCCCCTGCGATCCGGCGCCGCTCGCCGAGGCCCTGGCCGGGCTGCTCGGCGATCCGGCGCGCCGGGCGGCGATGGGGGCCCGGGGCCGGGCGCTGGTGCGCGCGCGCTGGGCGCCCGCTCCGGTCGGCGCGGCGCTCCGGCGCGCCTACGAGGCGGTGATCGCCGGGCGCTTTTCGGGGTAG
- a CDS encoding glycosyltransferase, translated as MTSLSVLVPAYNEEHLVAASLERLRVLEQSPHLDRVEVIVVNDCSRDRTGEVLRAFAEKVAAEPKGKLSWIFLEHPVNQGKGAAIRTALARASCELSVIHDADLEYHPQDLLRIVRVFVEEQADAVFGSRFAGAEARRVLHYRHQLGNKLLTFLTNLATDLNLTDMETCYKAVRTALLKSIPLVSNDFRLEPELSIKLAKRGARLFEVPISYSGRTYQEGKKISWRDGVKALAAIARFTLSDKIYTADAYGSQILGRLSRAPRFNAWMADVVRPYCGERVLEIGSGTGNMTRHLIPRRRYVASDINPLYLESLRALTADKPYLTTQFTDVTDPASYPRLPEGFDTVVCLNVVEHVDDDAGALRNIREVLSPGGRAVVLVPQGPWNMGTLDAVLGHKRRYTEESLAALAAGSGFRVREIVKFNRIGTLAWWLNGKVLRRRTFGLGQILMLNALTPLFRKLEPVLPVPALSLVAVLERE; from the coding sequence ATGACGTCGCTCTCGGTCCTCGTCCCCGCCTACAACGAGGAGCACCTCGTCGCCGCCTCCCTCGAGCGCCTGCGCGTGCTCGAGCAGAGCCCGCACCTCGACCGCGTCGAGGTGATCGTGGTGAACGACTGCTCGCGCGACCGGACCGGCGAGGTGCTGCGCGCCTTCGCGGAGAAGGTGGCGGCGGAGCCGAAGGGGAAGCTCTCCTGGATCTTCCTCGAGCACCCGGTGAACCAGGGCAAGGGCGCGGCCATCCGCACCGCGCTGGCGCGGGCCTCCTGCGAGCTCTCGGTCATCCACGACGCCGACCTCGAGTACCACCCGCAGGACCTCCTGCGGATCGTGCGCGTCTTCGTGGAGGAGCAGGCCGACGCGGTGTTCGGCTCGCGCTTCGCCGGCGCCGAGGCGCGGCGGGTGCTCCACTACCGGCACCAGCTCGGCAACAAGCTCCTCACCTTCCTCACCAACCTCGCGACCGACCTCAACCTCACCGACATGGAGACCTGCTACAAGGCGGTGAGGACCGCGCTCCTCAAGTCGATCCCGCTCGTCTCCAACGACTTCCGGCTCGAGCCCGAGCTCTCCATCAAGCTCGCCAAGCGCGGCGCGCGGCTCTTCGAGGTGCCCATCAGCTACTCCGGGCGCACCTACCAGGAGGGCAAGAAGATCAGCTGGCGCGACGGCGTGAAGGCGCTCGCGGCCATCGCCCGCTTCACCCTCTCCGACAAGATCTACACGGCCGACGCCTACGGCAGCCAGATCCTGGGGCGCCTCTCGCGCGCCCCGCGCTTCAACGCCTGGATGGCCGACGTGGTGCGGCCGTACTGCGGCGAGCGGGTGCTCGAGATCGGCAGCGGCACCGGCAACATGACGCGCCACCTCATCCCGCGCCGGCGCTACGTGGCGAGCGACATCAACCCGCTCTACCTCGAGTCGCTGCGGGCGCTCACCGCCGACAAGCCCTACCTCACCACCCAGTTCACCGACGTCACCGACCCGGCGAGCTACCCCCGGCTGCCGGAGGGCTTCGACACCGTCGTCTGCCTCAACGTGGTGGAGCACGTGGACGACGACGCGGGGGCGCTCCGGAACATCCGCGAGGTGCTCTCCCCGGGCGGGCGGGCGGTGGTGCTGGTGCCGCAGGGGCCCTGGAACATGGGCACCCTCGACGCGGTGCTCGGCCACAAGCGGCGCTACACCGAGGAGAGCCTCGCCGCGCTCGCCGCGGGGAGCGGCTTCCGGGTGCGGGAGATCGTGAAGTTCAACCGGATCGGCACCCTCGCCTGGTGGCTCAACGGCAAGGTGCTGCGCCGCCGCACCTTCGGCCTCGGGCAGATCCTGATGCTGAACGCGCTCACGCCGCTCTTCCGCAAGCTCGAGCCGGTGCTGCCGGTGCCGGCGCTGTCGCTCGTGGCGGTGCTGGAGCGGGAGTGA